A stretch of Malus sylvestris chromosome 11, drMalSylv7.2, whole genome shotgun sequence DNA encodes these proteins:
- the LOC126590218 gene encoding uncharacterized protein LOC126590218, producing MEQFRRLTRELRETKKIVDEALKKAEARNAVEGATGTKRQRAEKEDKRGISSSVPYSNRVEVTKNQGEEDHRGKGSKKVKDVDLREQIEKIVKGYKPQTLAELALEAVRGIRKSPFTEDILKAKKPAKFTQPKFRLFEGAIDPVEHIYHFQQQMALEGDDEAFLCKLFPSSLSGSSLTWFRQLKLRSIGSFTELCEAFISQYVCNRRPRKDITILFNTKQNFGESLKSYMTRFTEEMSTLEECDSHTASLAFREGALPGTKMRKSLIETPPLDMREVMARADGLIRLEEEELIQSKQATATIVTSPAVTTTKDLSGY from the coding sequence ATGGAACAATTTAGAAGGTTAACGAGGGAATTGCGTGAAACAAAAAAGATAGTAGATGAAGCGTTGAAGAAGGCTGAAGCGAGAAACGCAGTAGAAGGTGCAACCGGCACCaagagacaacgtgcagaaaaGGAAGATAAGAGGGGCATCTCTAGTAGCGTGCCATACAGTAACCGTGTTGAAGTGACGAAAAATCAGGGCGAAGAGGATCACAGGGGAAAAGGATCGAAAAAGGTAAAGGATGTTGATTTGCGAGAACAAATTGAGAAGATTGTGAAGGGATATAAGCCTCAGACCCTAGCAGAACTTGCCTTGGAAGCAGTCAGAGGGATTCGCAAATCGCCGTTCACAGAGGACATCCTGAAAGCTAAAAAACCTGCCAAGTTCACCCAACCAAAGTTTAGGCTATTCGAAGGTGCAATTGATCCCGTCGAACACATTTACCACTTTCAACAACAAATGGCGCTTGAAGGAGACGATGAGGCCTTCCTGTGCAAGTTGTTCCCCTCAAGTCTTTCGGGGTCATCGTTAACTTGGTTCAGGCAACTGAAACTGAGGTCTATCGGAAGTTTCACAGAGCTTTGCGAAGCATTCATATCCCAATATGTCTGCAATCGGAGGCCAAGAAAAGATATTACGATCTTGTTCAACACCAAACAAAATTTTGGCGAGAGCCTCAAAAGCTACATGACTAGGTTCACCGAAGAGATGTCCACCCTAGAAGAATGTGATTCCCACACTGCGTCTTTGGCATTCCGAGAAGGGGCGTTGCCTGGAACAAAGATGCGTAAGTCATTGATCGAAACGCCACCACTGGACATGAGAGAGGTGATGGCCCGAGCTGATGGACTCATCAGATTAGAGGAAGAGGAATTAATCCAATCAAAGCAGGCCACCGCGACTATTGTTACATCTCCAGCGGTCACTACCACGAAAGATTTGAGTGGATATTGA
- the LOC126589309 gene encoding protein NRT1/ PTR FAMILY 2.6-like — MDGSLSHDDHEAHTSSDSGRRRGGWITFPFITGALAGLTLAAGGWLSNLIVYLIQEFNVKSIDAAQISNIVAGSSSFFPVIGAIIADSFLGPFSVISISSCISLLGIVLLALTATFNSLKPQTCMNDGSELCKPTSTIQYAILYTSIALATIGLGGTRYTMATMGANQFKNPKTQASFFNWYFFILYAASVVSITVIVYVEDNVSWKLGFGLCVIANILGLVIFLCGTHFYRFDKPQGSPFVGLARVVVASTWKRNLQHSSDESKDYYYGRVTDMVHATPSKSFRFLNRAAQKTEGDIKSDGSIAKPWRLCTVQQVEDFKTLMRILPLWSSSIFLGTPIAVHSSLTILQALTMDRHIGPHFKIPAGSILVIVLISTAISLTLIDRFLCPAWQKMTGRFPTSLQRIGLGHVLNVLSMAVSALVESRRLTAVKSHHLQDQPGAIVPMLALWLFPQLVLVGIGEAFHFPGQVALYYQEFPVSLRSTSTAMIALIVGISFYLGTGVIDLVRKVTRWLPDNINSGKLDNVYWMLVVVGVLNFGYYLVCAKLYKYQNVKGANENPGPEGDN; from the exons ATGGATGGCTCCCTCTCCCACGATGATCACGAAGCTCATACGTCATCAGATTCCGGTAGAAGACGCGGTGGTTGGATCACCTTCCCTTTCATCactg GCGCTTTAGCAGGGTTGACACTTGCAGCTGGGGGATGGCTGTCAAATTTGATTGTGTATCTGATTCAAGAATTCAATGTGAAGAGCATTGATGCTGCTCAGATTTCAAACATCGTTGCCGGTTCAAGCAGTTTTTTCCCGGTCATCGGAGCAATCATAGCTGACTCTTTCTTAGGCCCGTTCTCGGTTATCTCCATTTCTTCCTGCATTTCCTTGCtg GGCATAGTTCTTTTAGCGTTAACCGCGACGTTTAATTCGTTGAAGCCTCAAACTTGCATGAACGACGGATCAGAGTTATGCAAACCCACCTCAACAATACAGTATGCAATATTGTACACATCCATAGCTCTAGCAACTATTGGCTTGGGAGGCACACGCTATACCATGGCAACGATGGGAGCAAATCaattcaaaaaccctaaaacccaagCAAGTTTCTTCAACTGGTACTTCTTCATTCTCTACGCTGCTTCTGTTGTAAGTATTACAGTGATTGTCTACGTTGAGGACAACGTGAGttggaaattagggtttggcCTTTGTGTCATTGCCAACATACTTGGATTGGTCATTTTTTTATGTGGAACCCATTTCTATCGTTTCGACAAGCCACAAGGGAGTCCATTTGTGGGTTTGGCTCGTGTTGTTGTTGCTTCAACTTGGAAGAGGAATCTTCAGCACTCTTCTGATGAAAGCAAGGATTATTACTATGGGCGAGTGACAGACATGGTCCATGCAACACCTAGCAAAAGCTTCAG GTTCCTCAACCGTGCAGCACAGAAAACTGAAGGAGACATTAAATCAGACGGCTCAATTGCAAAACCATGGAGACTATGCACAGTGCAACAAGTAGAGGATTTCAAGACCCTTATGAGAATTTTGCCATTATGGTCATCAAGTATATTCTTAGGTACCCCAATAGCCGTCCACTCCAGCTTGACCATCTTGCAGGCTCTTACCATGGACCGTCACATAGGACCTCACTTTAAAATACCAGCTGGTTCTATTTTAGTCATTGTCCTAATCTCCACTGCCATCTCTCTCACCCTTATTGATAGGTTCTTATGTCCGGCGTGGCAGAAGATGACCGGTAGGTTTCCGACGTCTCTCCAGCGTATAGGATTAGGCCACGTGTTAAACGTGCTCAGCATGGCTGTTTCGGCATTGGTGGAGTCAAGAAGGCTCACGGCAGTTAAATCCCACCACCTCCAAGACCAACCTGGGGCTATTGTCCCCATGTTAGCCTTGTGGCTTTTCCCACAGTTGGTTTTGGTAGGCATTGGAGAAGCATTTCATTTTCCAGGACAAGTAGCATTGTACTATCAAGAATTTCCAGTGTCACTCCGAAGCACATCTACCGCAATGATCGCTTTGATCGTTGGGATATCGTTTTATTTGGGAACAggtgtgattgatttagttcgAAAGGTGACAAGATGGTTGCCGGACAATATAAACAGTGGGAAGCTGGATAATGTGTATTGGATGCTAGTTGTGGTGGGGGTGCTAAATTTTGGTTACTATTTAGTGTGTGCTAAGTTGTACAAGTATCAAAATGTAAAGGGTGCAAATGAAAATCCTGGCCCTGAAGGTGATAACTGA